A window of Paraburkholderia megapolitana genomic DNA:
GCCGGAAGAAATGCGCACATCGCTGAGCGCATTGTCGGCGCTCCAGAGCGCGAGTAACCGCGCACGCGCACTTTCGGTATCCGAGGCGAGTGAGCCGATCGCGCGCAGCACCGCGCCCAGCGCAATGGCAACGATCGCGAGCGCGATCAGGACTTCGATCAGGGTGAAACCGCGTGACGCACGACGTGTAAGCCGCCGTCCGAAACCGGTCTGCAGGGTCGGGGCACCCCGCTGTTGAACGTGCATTGTGCGCACCGCTCAATGGGGCAGCGCGCGTTTCACGACCCGTCGGCCATCCTGCAGATCGATGCCATGCATCTCCAGTTGCCGGACATACATGTTCCATACGTCGAACGACACGAGCACGGCAACCGGTTCGCCCTGCGTGCAAATGGCTACCACGGTCTGTGCAGCCTGCCCCAGAACGCCTTCTGGATCGCGCTCCAGTTCTTCGACCGTTACCGTCACGGTCGGCTCAGTTGACTGAATGTTCATCTGGTCTTCCGCACAGAAACCGGTGGATGTCGGGCGAGACTACCCGGCGCCTGTTGCAGCCACATGTCGGATGGTACGGAACATTTGTCCGGTGGCAGCGCCGGCGAGTCGTGGCATCGCCCGGCTGCGGCAATCGTTCAGGAAGCCATACGTATCGCCACCGGTAATCCGCGCTCGCGCTTACGCGGTGGCATCGCCCGTCGGTGTGCCCACCGGTGCCTGTGCTGTCGCGCCTGCAATCAGTTGCCGCGCAATATCCCAAGCCAGCATCGCCGAGTCCGGCCGCCCCGAAATCTGCGCCGTCACAGTCGCGCCGTCGATCAAGATCAGAAACTGCTCGGCAAGCCGGGCCGCCACGTCGTGGGCAAACATCTCGCCGAGCAGTGTGCCGAGCAGCGCCGTAACCTGCCGCTTCTGCGAGGCGGACGCGCAGTGGATAGCATCGGTCCGATCGGGAAACTCGGATGCAGCGTTGATGAACATGCAGCCGCAGAAGGTCTGCTCGCTGAACCACGCCTCATGCCACAGAAAAATCGCCTTCAGACGTTCGAGCGGCACGACATAGCGATCGACGAATTCGCGCAGCGATACGGCTGCGCTTTCCTCGCGCTGCCGCAGCACTTCGAGTACAAGTTCGGATTTCGACGGGAAGTGGTTATAGAGCGTCATCTTCGCGACGCCCGACTCCGCGATGATCCGGTCGATACCAACCGCGCGATAGCCGTTCTGCGAAAACAGCGATGTGGCTGTATCGATGAGTACTTGCCGTTTGTGCCGCTTGTGCCGTTTATCGGCTTCGGTTTTCTGCGTAATTGGCATTGTGATTCGAGACTAGGAAGACGCAATATTGCAAGCCCGCGGACTGGTATCGATTTCATCGCGCGGCGAACGCACCTCTCACCCCATGCTCGCACCGCCACCTGAACGATATCCGGCACGCGGGGTGCCTGATTCAACATCTTACTCACCGTTGACCCCGCAACGGTCGCCACACAAGCGCACTGGCCGTTTGCACGACCCGAACCCTAAGTGTCGGCGCATTCTATACAGAAGGATTTACGTACGCGATGGGGTCCACACAGTATTTCATTGAATTATTTTTGACAATTATTTACGGAACGCTTACGGCCGCAATCAACCTCTGCTGGAGTCGGAAAAACTGCCCGAAATAGCGCGCGACGCATGGTTCGGGCGGCCTTTTCACTGCAGCCAAAGAAAGCTTTCAAACCATTTTCAAAAGCTTCGCGTGTAGCCGGTCGTAGTAGTCGGCACACGTGTTCAGCCGCCACTGCGCGCCCATAAAGATATCGTCCATCTTCGCGGGAAAGCTGCGCGCGAGCGGCACGATCACATTTGCGAGCCAACCCTCCGCATGCACCACATCGATGCTTACGTGTTCGTCGTAGTAGTCTAGTTCGCCATCGGCGCCGAGACCGATGCGCCGGCAACCGCGCGTGAGCTTTTCATACTGCGGCGGGTCGAGCAGTTCCGTAACGGCCATCACGCCAAGCGAACGGAAACCGTGGCTGCGGTTCAGGCCCGTCATCATGAACACGTTGTAGCCGGCCAGCCCCTGCCATTCGAGCGACGACGCGTGATCGTCGGCGGCATGCTCGATGCCCGCTGTGAGCAGCAGGTTGCGAAACAGCGTGACGTGGCTGCGTCGCGTGTCGCCTTTGCCCGCTTCGTCCCAGAAGTTCTGCGCCAGTTCGCCGCGCACCGATGGGTCCGAACCGAGCAGCGCCAGCACGATCAGATCGAAGAAGCGGACATTGAGCGCGCTGTCGCTGCGGAAAAATGCCGCGAGTTGCGCACGCGTCGCATCGCGCTCGAGAAAATCGAACAACGGATGATGCGACGCGCGATGCCCCGCCGACACCGCGCGAATCGCCTCGACGAGCCCTTCCGGCGAACGCGCGGCCGCATCGAGCGGCGCCGTGCGTTGCAGTTCGCTCGCGAACCAGCGTCGCTCGATCGCGTTGCGCAGCCGGATCAGATACGGGTTGAACTGATTCGCGCAGCGCTCGCTCGCCGCGGGCGCAACGTGCAGTTCATACAAGGCGAAGAGCACCGCGTGCACATCGGCGCGTGCCGCGTGTTCGCCTCGCGTGAACGCGGCATCGAGTGCTTCGTCGAGTTGTTGCGACAACGCATCGAATTCCCATGCGCATGCATCGAAGCGCGCCTCGAGTTCGCGATCGTCGATCAGCACGCCCAGCATGGTGGTTACCGCCCCCGCGGCGGGTCTATCCGCACGCTGGCCGGCGGCGGAAGACGGATGCGACAGATCGCGGCGCGGCGACTCGGTCGCATGCTCCGCCCAGGTTTGAATACTGCTCATCGGGTACCCCGTTTCTAGATGTATTGTCTGCAGCCGTGCGCGCAGATTGTATGGACGGTGCATTTCGTCTGCATGTCGGAACGTGCTGATATGGCCAGCCGTTCGCCCGGTTTATCGCGTGAACGACAGCGCCACCGACATCTTCTCCGACCTGAAAACCCGCCAATAATATATTGGCCGCGCACGCCCCGACACGTCGGTTACGGGCGATTTCCGGGCGGCATTTGCGGCCACGTGGGCGGTGCTACCTAGGGTCAACCCTGCCGTTTCATGGCCGGATCAGACCCATCTAACGGCCGCGTTCACCCTTGGTCGCGCACAGGCCCGCCGCTATTCTCGTCTCCCAGTAGCAGACCGTATTCGCGACTGCCATGCGCACACGACCGGTCTCCCTGCACAACCGACGCAACCTGAAACTACCGAGACCTTTCATGACCGGCGCCGCCGTTTCCCGCCCTGCCGAACTTCCGGAGCACGACTACCCGTACTACCGCGACGCGCTCGCGGGACAGCGGTTGCCGGCCGCATTCATCGATCTCGATCACTTCCGGATCAACCTCGAACGGCTGCGCGTGCGCGCGGCCGGCATGCCGATCCGTCTCGTCACCAAGTCCGTTCGTTCAGTAGCGATGATTCGCCTGGCGCTCGCTACCGGCAATTTCATCCGCGGTCTGCTGTGCTACTCGCCGGCGGAAGCGGCCTGGCTCGCGAGCCAGGGGCTCGACGATCTCGTTGTGGCGTACCCGTCGGTGGAGCGCGAGGATCTGCGCGCCGTCGCCGCGCAGTTGCGCAACGGGCGCTCGATCACATTGATGGTCGACAGCATGGCGCAGGTCGAGCAGATCGATGCGCTGGCGCGCGCCGAAGGCGTCGTCATTCCGCTATCGATCGATCTCGACATGTCGTCCACGTTTCCTGGCATCTACTTCGGCGTCTATCGATCGCCGGTCCACGACGTCGCCACCGCGGTCGCTCTCGCAAACGGCATCGCGGCCTGTCCCGGCGTGCGGCTCGAAGGGCTGATGGGCTACGAAGGGCAGATCGCCGGGCTGATGGACGTGGTGCCGGGACAGGGACTGAAGAACGCGATCGTGCGCTCGCTCAAGCGGCGCTCGATCGACGAAACCAATACGCGACGCCGCAACGTCGTGCAGGCGCTCACAGCCGCGGGGCATCCGCTGCGCTTCGTCAACGGCGGTGGCACCGGCAGCGTCGAAAGCACCAAAAGCGATCCGTCGGTCACCGAGGTCGCCGCCGGTTCGGGACTCTACACCCCCGCGTTGTTCGATCACTACGCGTCATTCCAGGCGTTGCCGTCGGCAGGTTTCGCGCTGCCCGTCACGCGCCTGCCCAAAGACGGCATCTTCACCTGCTCCGGCGGTGGCTATATCGCGTCCGGTCCGATCGGCAAGAACCGTCTGCCGCAACCATGGCTGCCCGCCGGTTGCACGTTGATCGACAACGAAGGCGCCGGTGAAGTCCAGACACCGTTGCGGCATCCCGCTTCGGTTGCGCTGAAGATCGGCGAGCCGATGCTGTTTCGTCACGCCAAAGCCGGTGAACTATGCGAACGCTTTAACGAGCTTCTGCTGATAACCGGCGGGCGCGTCGTCGACCAGGTCACGACGTATCGCGGCGACGGCAAGTGTTTTTTCTGAGCGGAATTCCGGACGCAATAAAAGGAGGCGGGGGATTATGTGGCGTAACTGGTCGGGGTACGTAAGCAGCCCGAAGGCAACGGTCAAGACACCTGGATCGCGGGACGAACTGGTCGATGTGCTGCGCGGTGCGGCCGGTTCACAGGCACCGGTACGCGTGGTCGGAGCCGGACATTCGTTTTCGCCGCTGGCGCAGACCGACGGTGTGATCCTGTCGCTCGACAATCTGCAGGGTCTGATTCACGTCGACGCAACGCGCCGCGTCGCGCGTGTGCATGCCGGCACGCGGCTCTACACGCTCGGCGCGGCGCTCGCGGAGCATGGCTTCGCGATGGAGAATCTCGGCGACATCAATGTGCAGTCGATCGCCGGAGCAACGAGTACCGGAACCCATGGCACCGGCATTACGCTCGGCAATCTCTCGACGCAGATCGCAGCGCTTCGCTTCACGACGCCTGACGGCAACGAAGTCGTCGCCTCACCCGAGGAAAACGCGGACCTGTTCGAAGGTGGCCGGATCGGACTCGGTGTGCTCGGTGTGCTCACCGAGATCGATCTGAATCTGGTGCCGTCGTTCAAACTCAAGTTGCAGCGCGCGAAGATGGACCTCGAGGAATGTCTCGCGCAAACCGACTCGCTGATCGCGAATAACCGTTCGTTCGAACTCTACTGGTTGCCGCATACCGACACGGTGATGACGAAAGCATGGAACGTGACAGACGAACCCGTCGATCAGATGCACTGGAAGCGCTACATCAACGAGGAACTGCTCGAGAACACTGCGTTCGGTCTGCTGTGCGGGTTGGGCAAGACGATGCCCTCGCTGTGCCCGTCGATCAGCCGCTTGTGCGCGTCGCTGATCTCACCGGGGCAGCAGGTCGATCCAAGTCATTCGTCTTTGTCCACCGTGCGGCGCATACGCTTTAACGAAATGGAATGGTCGGTGCCGGCGCATCGCGGTGCCGATGCGCTGCGCGAGATCCAGGCGTTCATCGCGCGCAAATCGTTCCCGTTGATGTTTCCGCTCGAGTACCGCTGGGTGCGCGGCGACGATATCTGGCTAAGCCCCGACTACGGTCGCGACAGCGTGCGCATCTCCGTACACCAGTATGTCGGCATGCCCTATGAAGCGTATTTTGCGGGTGTACAGGCGATCTGCATGAATCATGGCGGACGGCCGCATTGGGGCAAGGTGCACGCGCTGACCGCACAGGATTTTTCGAAGCTTTATCCGCGCTGGGATGACTTTCTCGCGTTGCGTGAACGCATGGATCCGCAGGGACGGTTTCTCACGCCATATTTGCGCGACCTGTTCGGTCTGTCACGCGTGAGCGCGCCGCAGCAGCTTGCGGAAAGCTATCGGAATTGATGCCTTGAAATAAAACCTGTCGTCGCCCACGCGACCCTTTGACTTCGACAACAAGGATGACTCGATGAACTCGACAGTCTCCATTGCTCCCGCGGCACTCCGTGCCGAGTTGCCAAAAAGCTCGGTGGCCCGCCTGTCGCTCGCCTACGCGATCGCCACGAACGGGATGATCCTCACGCCGTTTCTCGTGGCAGCGGTCATGCTGCGGTTTCATCTCTCGGAAGGCATTGCAACCCAGGTAGCGGGCGTCGAGATTCTCGGTGTAGCACTGAGTTGCGCCTTGCTGCCGCGCTGGATTTCGCGTGCCGCGGGGTTCTTCACGATCGCGGGCGTGCTCGGCACGATCGTGGGACAGGCGCTCAGCATCGTCGCACCGACCGTGCTGCTGATCGGTATCGTGCGCGGTGTGACCGGCATCTTCGAGGGCGTGCTGTTCGTCGTCGTCGCGTCGGGCATCTCGCAGCGCGCCTCGGCGGACCGGCTGTGGGGGCAGATAAACGTCATCGCGGGGATCATCAACGGCGGCATTCTCGTTGTGATTTCGTACCTGCCTTCCGAGTGGCTCGGGCAAGGCGTGTTCATGCTGCTGGTCGGCGTGTGCATCGTGATGGCGCCCGCCATTCACGGTATCGGTGAATTTGCGCGGCATGTGACGCAAGCGCGTTCGCGCAACAAGTTGCCGCTCAAACTCGTGCTGACCATCTGGGCCGTCACGGTGCTGATCTATGGCGTGCAGGCGTCGCAATGGGCGGTTGCCGGAATCGTCGGTTCGCATGCGGGTCTGTCGACATGGACTGTCGGCATCCTGCTCTCGCTGTCGTCGCTGCTCGGTTTCGCCGGTGCGGTGATCCCGTCGCAACGATCAAGCCGCAAACATCGGCTCGCGATCATCTTCGTGGCGCAAATGGTGATGATCGGCTCGCTGATCTGGTTCTTCGGTTCGACCGGCAACAAGTCCTACTTCCTGAGCCAGTTGGCATTGAACTGCGCGTTCTTCGCGATCATTCCGTTCCTGACCGGGCTGCTCTCCGAAGTCGACCCGGATGGTTCGCTGGTTGCGCGGACCGTCGTGGTCACGTTTATCGGCGGCGGCGTCGGCACCGCGGTAGCGGGCGATCTGTTCACGCAGTACGGCGGCATGCACTTCGCGTATGTGTTGTGCATCGGCGTGGCGGCCGCGGTGCCGTTCGTCTGGCTTGCGTTGCGTGGTGCAACTGCGCACAACCTGCAAACCGGCGGACATCAGCTCTCCTGATCGCGCAACTGGCAGTTCGCTTTGCGCGATCTACGGCACGGTGCGCCTTCGCTAATCATCGAAGGCGCTTAAATGCAAGCGATGTGCGTGAAAACCACACTCACACCGCTCGCGGCCGTGGTGCAATCTAATGCAACACATTGACGCTGCACGATGTATGACGGTTTTGGGTTCGCGGACACACGATGGCCGGAATGAACCATGCGAATGGCCGCTTTAGCCCCGGCGCATTGAAATTTGACTCCTTAAATTCTGGCTGAGGAGAATGGCGCGGTCGAGTGTGTGGCCACACGAACAAGAACGAAGTGGCCTGATTCGACACTGCGCGTTGCCGTGATTGATGCGCTGCGCATAACGATCGCGCGCAGCAGGTCGCAGAAGCAATCGCTAGAAAAGAAGCTCCACGAAATACGCGGAAAACGCAGTGCCCTGGTCGCGTCGACGTGCCCTTGCAGGTGGCACGACCAGTCGGTCCGCCATGTAGTCAATAACCAGGGAGACGATCGCCAAATGAAAAAGCAGACCTTGTTGTGTATGGCTCTTCCGCTGTGCTGCAGTGCAGCCTGGGCGCAAAGCAGTATCACGCTCTATGGCGTCGTCGACGCCGGGTTGCGCTACCAGACCCACGGTGTCACTTACGGCCCGGACGGCGCACCCGTTTCGACCGGCAAGCAGTTTTCGACGACCACCGGCGGCGGCCTCACGGAAAGCTACTGGGGATTGAAAGGCCAGGAAGATCTCGGCGGCGGCATGCAGGCGTCATTCGATCTGGAAAGCCATTTCGATCCGAGCAGCGGTGGCATCACGCCGGCAGGTTCGGTGAACTTCTTCCAGATTTCGTATGTGGCGCTGCTGTCGCCCACGCTCGGTCAGCTTTCGCTCGGTCGGCAATACAACGTGGCGTTTGAAGGCACGACGATCGCGTACGGTTCGAACCTGTGGTTAGGCCCTCAGGATCCCTACTCCAATCTGTTCAAACCTGAGCAGACGATGCTCGCCGCCGGCCGCACGAGCAACATGATCCAGTACGGCGCGCAGCTCGGCAGCGTGATCTTCCTCGCGCAATACGCGCCCGGTGGCCAGGCGGGCGGCGGCGGCCAGGGCAGTCAGCTCGGCGCCTCGATCGCGTACGCACCGGAAAAAGGTCCGTTCAAGGCCTCCGCCTCTTTCCTGCGTAGCCGCGACGACATCACGAATGCGAAGTTCGATATCTATACCGGCGGCGGCTCGTACAGCCTCGGCAATTTCACCGTCAACGCGGGCTACATCGAGAACGCGCGCGACAACGCCTTCACGAACTTCGGCAATGGCCCGTTCAACTCGATCGACCTGGCCGCCCTCGGGATCATTTCGCCGGCGCAGGTCGTCGACCCCAACATCCCGGGCGGCTTCGACAAGCGC
This region includes:
- a CDS encoding TetR/AcrR family transcriptional regulator; the encoded protein is MPITQKTEADKRHKRHKRQVLIDTATSLFSQNGYRAVGIDRIIAESGVAKMTLYNHFPSKSELVLEVLRQREESAAVSLREFVDRYVVPLERLKAIFLWHEAWFSEQTFCGCMFINAASEFPDRTDAIHCASASQKRQVTALLGTLLGEMFAHDVAARLAEQFLILIDGATVTAQISGRPDSAMLAWDIARQLIAGATAQAPVGTPTGDATA
- a CDS encoding D-arabinono-1,4-lactone oxidase, producing the protein MWRNWSGYVSSPKATVKTPGSRDELVDVLRGAAGSQAPVRVVGAGHSFSPLAQTDGVILSLDNLQGLIHVDATRRVARVHAGTRLYTLGAALAEHGFAMENLGDINVQSIAGATSTGTHGTGITLGNLSTQIAALRFTTPDGNEVVASPEENADLFEGGRIGLGVLGVLTEIDLNLVPSFKLKLQRAKMDLEECLAQTDSLIANNRSFELYWLPHTDTVMTKAWNVTDEPVDQMHWKRYINEELLENTAFGLLCGLGKTMPSLCPSISRLCASLISPGQQVDPSHSSLSTVRRIRFNEMEWSVPAHRGADALREIQAFIARKSFPLMFPLEYRWVRGDDIWLSPDYGRDSVRISVHQYVGMPYEAYFAGVQAICMNHGGRPHWGKVHALTAQDFSKLYPRWDDFLALRERMDPQGRFLTPYLRDLFGLSRVSAPQQLAESYRN
- a CDS encoding amino acid deaminase/aldolase, which translates into the protein MTGAAVSRPAELPEHDYPYYRDALAGQRLPAAFIDLDHFRINLERLRVRAAGMPIRLVTKSVRSVAMIRLALATGNFIRGLLCYSPAEAAWLASQGLDDLVVAYPSVEREDLRAVAAQLRNGRSITLMVDSMAQVEQIDALARAEGVVIPLSIDLDMSSTFPGIYFGVYRSPVHDVATAVALANGIAACPGVRLEGLMGYEGQIAGLMDVVPGQGLKNAIVRSLKRRSIDETNTRRRNVVQALTAAGHPLRFVNGGGTGSVESTKSDPSVTEVAAGSGLYTPALFDHYASFQALPSAGFALPVTRLPKDGIFTCSGGGYIASGPIGKNRLPQPWLPAGCTLIDNEGAGEVQTPLRHPASVALKIGEPMLFRHAKAGELCERFNELLLITGGRVVDQVTTYRGDGKCFF
- a CDS encoding iron-containing redox enzyme family protein, with protein sequence MSSIQTWAEHATESPRRDLSHPSSAAGQRADRPAAGAVTTMLGVLIDDRELEARFDACAWEFDALSQQLDEALDAAFTRGEHAARADVHAVLFALYELHVAPAASERCANQFNPYLIRLRNAIERRWFASELQRTAPLDAAARSPEGLVEAIRAVSAGHRASHHPLFDFLERDATRAQLAAFFRSDSALNVRFFDLIVLALLGSDPSVRGELAQNFWDEAGKGDTRRSHVTLFRNLLLTAGIEHAADDHASSLEWQGLAGYNVFMMTGLNRSHGFRSLGVMAVTELLDPPQYEKLTRGCRRIGLGADGELDYYDEHVSIDVVHAEGWLANVIVPLARSFPAKMDDIFMGAQWRLNTCADYYDRLHAKLLKMV
- a CDS encoding MFS transporter, with the protein product MNSTVSIAPAALRAELPKSSVARLSLAYAIATNGMILTPFLVAAVMLRFHLSEGIATQVAGVEILGVALSCALLPRWISRAAGFFTIAGVLGTIVGQALSIVAPTVLLIGIVRGVTGIFEGVLFVVVASGISQRASADRLWGQINVIAGIINGGILVVISYLPSEWLGQGVFMLLVGVCIVMAPAIHGIGEFARHVTQARSRNKLPLKLVLTIWAVTVLIYGVQASQWAVAGIVGSHAGLSTWTVGILLSLSSLLGFAGAVIPSQRSSRKHRLAIIFVAQMVMIGSLIWFFGSTGNKSYFLSQLALNCAFFAIIPFLTGLLSEVDPDGSLVARTVVVTFIGGGVGTAVAGDLFTQYGGMHFAYVLCIGVAAAVPFVWLALRGATAHNLQTGGHQLS
- the gspI gene encoding type II secretion system minor pseudopilin GspI, with the translated sequence MHVQQRGAPTLQTGFGRRLTRRASRGFTLIEVLIALAIVAIALGAVLRAIGSLASDTESARARLLALWSADNALSDVRISSGWPPVGRSMFACPQGQYRFVCRQIVTALGSPLVRQVAVSVYPSASSSIVLAEVVTVVQDETRH
- a CDS encoding porin; amino-acid sequence: MKKQTLLCMALPLCCSAAWAQSSITLYGVVDAGLRYQTHGVTYGPDGAPVSTGKQFSTTTGGGLTESYWGLKGQEDLGGGMQASFDLESHFDPSSGGITPAGSVNFFQISYVALLSPTLGQLSLGRQYNVAFEGTTIAYGSNLWLGPQDPYSNLFKPEQTMLAAGRTSNMIQYGAQLGSVIFLAQYAPGGQAGGGGQGSQLGASIAYAPEKGPFKASASFLRSRDDITNAKFDIYTGGGSYSLGNFTVNAGYIENARDNAFTNFGNGPFNSIDLAALGIISPAQVVDPNIPGGFDKRKMILAGLTYRFTPAVTVAVNGWWTKQTGYTSDYNGWAHQYQVVGGYTLSKRTMLYAEADYSMYRGGMIGAQFVGVNGQSPTVSSTQLGVMAGLRHYF